The window CACTGCGACAACTTCATCCGTTCTGACCGTTTCGCCAGCTCGCCTTTTTATGCTGCCCAGCACACCATTACAGGGACATGGCACATCGAAAGTCGCCTTGTCAGTGACAACTTCCAGAAGGTCCTCTCCTCTGGACACATTGTCCCCCTGCCGATTATGCCATATAGTTATAGTCGCCTCTTTTGCGTCCTGTGAAATCCCAGAAAGCGTCAATTCCATTGTAACTGCATATTTCCTTTACCGTATTCTCGTTCCATACTAGTTCGGAATTCCTCACGAAAGACTCTCTTCACCTCGTCCATGTCCAGCTTTTGCCCCAAGAACTCTTTAGCACTGGTTACTTGTATATCCTGCTCGCCACATGGGTATATATGCCTGAAGGGTTCCAAATCGTTATTTATATTTACAGAAGAACCATGGTAAGTGACCCATCTTTTAACGCCAATGCCGGTAAAAGCTATCTTGCGCCCGCTTACCCAGACACCTCGCCTCTCGGGGGTCCTTTCAGCGGGGACCCCGAATCGGTTCAAAGCACGGGAAACGGTCTTCTCAAGAAAATCGATATAAAACGAGACATCCTTCTTTTTATCGCTCAGATCAATGACCGGATACAGAACAAGCTGCCCGGGCATGTGTATGGTGATATTGCCACCTCTGGAGGTGGAAAGAACCGGAATGCGCCTATCACTGAAAAAACGACGGTCAACCAGTCCTTCGCCTGAATCAATACGCCCCAGAGTAACTACCGGTCCATGTTCAAGCATAATGAGAGTATCTCCGATGTCACCCTTGATGCGCTTATGTAAAAGAGCTTCCTGCAGCTTTACCGATTCTTCGTACCCTATCAATCCAGGATCAATGATTCTCATGGCTTGATTGTATCATCAGATCATTTCATCAAAACTGCCGTGTTTTTTGAAATATTCCACAACGCCGCCCATTTCGAGAAGTTTACGCATGACCTTCGGCACGGGGTTTATCTCTATATTCACGCCCTTGGTCAGATTTTTAAGGATATTCTTATCCAGATCAAGCTCAAGCTCGTCCATGTCGTCTATGTAATTGGTCTCGCATTCGACCAGGCACAATCCTACGTTGAACGCGTTCCTGTAGAATATCCTGGCAAAACTCTTCGCGATAATTGCGCGCAATCCGCTCGCCTTCAGCGCAACAGGTGCCTGTTCCCGTGAAGAGCCGCACCCAAAGTTTTCACCGGCAACCAGAAAATCTCCCGACTTGATCTTTTTATGAAAGTCCTCTTCAAGGTCTTCAAAAATATGCTTGGCAAGCTCTTTCTCATCCTGTATCTTGAACTTGTACCTGCCTGAAATTATATAATCTGTATTAATATCATCCTGTATCTTTAATCTGTGCGCATGCGCCACTTCGCCCTCCCCGTAAATTATAAACGTCTTTTATGTTCACGCGGGTCAGAGATTTTCCCTTCTATGGCCGTTGCTGCGGCGGTTGCGGGACTGCCCAGATAGATCTCCGCGTTGGGATTACCCATGCGACCCTTAAAATTCCGATTAGCTGTCGAGAAGGCTTTTTCACCGTCAGCAAGTACACCCTGATGGGTGCCCACGCATACACCGCATCCGGGGTTATTCACAACGGCACCGGCATTTATGAATATCTCGATATACCCTCTTTTAAGTGCATCCAAATAGATCTTGCGGGATGCCGGGGTTATCAGTACCTTAAGTCCCTGAGCCACCTTTTTACCCTTTAGGATCTTTGCGGCTATTTCAAGGTCCTCAAGCCGTCCGTTCGTGCAGGTTCCGATGTTCACTTCATCCACCGGAGTGCCGAGAACTTCATCGATACCGCAGACGTTATCCACCGTATGGGGTTTTGCAACTTGTGGAACCAATTGTGAAAGGTCATACTCTTTTACGTCAGCATACCGTGCATCATCGTCTGCTTCAACGGGCCTCGGTTCTCTTTTGGAATGTTTCTTCGCCCAATCCAAAGTCTTTCTGTCCGCCCTCATAAGCCCGCATTTAGCGCCCATTTCAACAGCCATATTGGATATGGTCAAACGCGCGTCAATACTAAGCGCGTCAACGACTTCTCCATAGAACTCGACAGCTTTGTAGGTCGCGCCATCGGCCCCGACATCACCTATAAGATGTAAAATAACATCTTTCGAATATACTCCTTTGGGCAGTTCGCCTGCAAGAACGAATTTTATCGTCTCGGGCACCTTGAACCAGTTCTTGCCGCTGGCCAGAGCTATAGCAAGGTCCGTTGATCCCACACCTGTGGAAAGGATGTTCAACGCACCATAAGTGCATGTGTGTGAATCGGCGCCAAGAACAAGGTCCCCGCATGTTACGTAACCGGCTTCGGGTACGAGCTGGTGACAGACTCCGCATCCGATATCAAAGACCTTTACACTGTGTTCTTGACCGAACCCCCTGATCTTGTCATGTATCGCGGAAACTCCGATATTCGGACTCGGTGCTGAATGATCGATAACCATGCAATAGCGTTCTTTATCAAAAATATCATCCACTCCGAGTTTACGGAAACTGTCGATGATCATGCCGCTTGTTCCGTCCTGACCGAAACAGAAATCGACATTGGCTATAACTATATCCCCGGCCCTTGCCCTTTTCCCGGAATGTTCGGATAATATTTTCTCAGCTATGGTCTGTCTCATATCTATATCTCCTGGATTTGCGCCTGAAAACAGGCGTTCACGCCGCCAATCCGTCAACCCACTCGCTTATCCTGTCGACGCCTTTATTGATCGTATCCATATCCGTGGCAAAGCTTATCCTTATTGATCCGTCTTCACCGAACGGACCGCCCGGTATGACCGCGACCTTTTTCTCCTTGAGAAGCCTTTTAGCGAATTCCAGTGAATCTAAACCACACTCGGATACATCACAAAAAAGATAAAAAGCCCCTTCTGGCACAAATGGTTTCAGCCTGGGGTTCTCCGTAAGTCTTTTCACAAGAACATCCCGGCGGTCCTGAAAAGTCTGCCTATTCTTCTCCATCTCGGAATCGAGGTCCTCGGTGAGAGCGCATTCAGCGGCAGCCTGACTAATAGAGCACGGATTAGATGTGGCATGGCTCTGCAAGGTAGACACCATATTGACCAGATCTTTGCTGGCAGCCATGTATCCTATCCTCCATCCGGTCATTGAACAGCTCTTGGAAACACCGTTGACAAGAACCGTCCTGTCCTTGACCTGTTCTGATAAGGATGCTATGGAAAAATGTGTTTTTCCGTCGAATATGATCTTTTCATAGATCTCATCACTGATTATTGCCAGATCATTGGATACACATACATCAGCGATCTTTTCAATCTCATCTCTGTCATATACCACCCCGGCCGGGTTCGAGGGGCTGTTAATTATCAAGGCTTTTGTCTTTTCCGTGACAGCTTCCGCAATATCATCGGCAGATACCTTGAAACCGTTCTTCTGTCTGGTTTTGACCGTTACTGGCACCGCACCGGCAAGTTTGACCATCTCAGGATAACTGACCCAATAAGGGCTTATGATCAAAACCTCATCATTCGGATTACATAAAACCTGGAGCGCATTATAAAGAGAATGCTTGGCGCCATTCGATACAACTATCTGTCCGGATTCGTATTTTAAACCATTATCCTTATTCAACTTACGGCATATCGCTTCTTTCAGGCTCTTTGTCCCGCTCGCTGGCGTATATTTTGTCCTACCCTGTTTTATGGCCTCAATGGCGGCTTTTTTGATGATATCCGGCGTATCAAAGTCCGGTTCGCCGGCTGCAAGTATAATTACATCTTCACCTTCGGCCTTCATGGCTTTGGCTTTAGAAGTTATGCTTAAAGTCGCTGAAGGTTGTACTTTGCTCACTTTTTCTGAAAAAAACATGTAAACCTCCCTATATAATATTAAGAATAATAAACTAGTCCTATTAACTGGTTAAGATAAAATATCATAATATTATGAATATTACAAGCGGTATTAACGCCTTCTGTTGCTCTGATGAACCCGGAATTATCATTTACTCATGACACGTATCTGTGAAGGATGATAAACCACCAGTTCAAGGCCATTGCGCTTGCGTATTTTACCGGTGATCTCCAGTTCTTCACCCCGGTATCTGCTGACCGGCATATCAGTGAAATATTTCAGGTTACCGCCGTAAATAATTACTTCAAGACCAGTTACGCCGGTTTTCAATAAAACTGCGGCTCTTCGGGAGCTTGTTACCTCCTGTATCTTACACTTAAGAGTAACCAGCCTGCCTGCATAACGATGAGCTTCCTCCGGCGGTATGGTTCTCATTTCTTTCCATAGACCGAGTTTCGCATTCTTGGCCTTACTCTGCGCTTGTAATAGTTCTTCCAGATACTTGTCGTTCGGCGGATAGACCATAAGATACGCATAGCCCTCGCGGAGCAGCTCGGCATTGGCCAATTTACCGTTCACAATCACGTATACCAGCCAACGACCGTATTTATCCACGCGTTTTTCATCGAATTCCAGATCAACCCTCCTGCCTGAAACAAGAGCCCTGTTGAAGGCTTTTGCTTCCAGGGCCAAAGGTTCTGGATCGAATATCCAGTTTCCGGAGAACTTCTTCATGATCTCGGGAGTATCCACACCGAGATACCGGATCTTCTGACCTGTGGCAAGTTCTGCCGTATCCCCGTCGACAACATCTCGGATCCTATATCCTTCCCCGGAAAGATCCTCCAACCCACAGCTGGAACATATTAAGCACGCAATAAGAAAAAAAGCCAGTAAATTGATCTTCTTATGTATAGACTTAGAAACTATTTTCTTCATTACTTGAAAACCTCCGGATATAAATCTTTTGCCGAAGGACATAACTTGTTGAGGGCACATTCCTGGCATGAAGGCTTCCTGGCCGAGCAGACTTTGCGTCCGTGCGCGATAAAAAGATTGGTCAATAAGCCCCATTCATCTCTGGGGAAAAGTTCCATTAGGTCTTTTTCTATCTTTACCGGATAGGTGTGCCCGGAAAGATGCAATCTGCCGCTGAGACGTTTTACGTGGGTATCCACCGCGATTCCTTCATTTTTATTGAATCCGTGGAAAAGCACGATATTCGCGGTTTTCCGAGCCACCCCTGGAAGCTGCACAAGCTCCTCCATAGCCTGGGGCACTCGTCCGCCGAATTGCCGAATTATCATTTTGGAGGCGGCGATGATATTCTTAGCCTTGTTCTTGTAAAAACCGGTCGATTTTATTTGATCTTCAAGGGCCTTCGAGTCTGCCTGGGCAAAATCACCTGGATCCCGGTATTTTTTAAACAGACCTTTTGTTACCATATTGACCCTGACATCCGTACATTGCGCGGATAAAATGGTGGCAACAAGAAGCTGGAAAGGATCTTTGTGGATAAGCGCGGTTGTCGCTTTGGGATAGATCTTCTGGAGGATTCTATATATTTTCTGGGCTTTCTTTCTGTCCACCTTTAGGCCTCATTTCCGCCTGAACATCTTTTCCAGATCCTTTTTCCCGATCGTGGTCATCGTAGGCCGCCCGTGTGGACAAGTGAAAGGAAGCTCGCATTCCTCCAGTTTCTGAACTAAAGAGTGCATTTCTTCCCGGCTCAACTTGTCCCCTGCCTTTATTGCCGCCCTGCAGGAGGTAAGTTTGATCAACTCGTTAACAGGGTCCACTTTGGAAAGATCTACGGAAAAAAGATCGTTCAGAATCTGCTCTACAACTGTTTTGATATCCCGGTCCTTGATCAGAGCCGGCACGGACTGGACTATAAAGGACCTCTCCCCGAAAGGTTCTATCAAAAAGCCGATATCCCTAAAATTATCTATTACCTTTTCCATAAGTATGGTTTCCCTCGCCGAAAGTTCCATCCTGATGGGAAATAAAAGGTTTTGCGTTTCAATAGGCGAATTTTCAGTCGTGCCCCGCAAATACTCATAAAGTATTCTCTCGTGAGCCGCATGCTGGTCGGTTATGGTTATATCTTCTCTGGCAAGGCGCACTATATAACAATCCGCGACCTGATAAATATTATCAGCGGGCGTCTTCCGGTCGTCCCTGAAACTGTTCACCTCCCTCAATATGTATTCCTTCTTCTGTGACTCATCCTCATTGACGGTAAAATCATAAGAAAATTCCGACTGCTCCTCCGGTGGTCCCCCCGAAGAATCTGCATTGACCGTCTGCGAGCGGAGATCTGTCTCGGATGAAAGATCCGGTGAACCCTCTTCGGCCTTTCTTGCTGAATCAAACTCGTTTTTTATACTTCGTATCACGGCGTTCTTAAGGGTCTTCTCGTCATCGAACTTTATCTCCAGTTTCGCAGGATGTACGTTAACATCTACACTTGAAGGGTCTATCTCCGTAAAAAGCACGACAGAGGGGTATTTCCCTCTTTCAAGCATGCTTCTATACGCAACGAATACGGCATCCGACAAAAGCTTGCTCCGAACGAAGCGGCCGTTGACAAAGAAGAGCTGTCCACGCTTATCCCTCCTCGTACAGGATGGAAGACTGGCGAAGCCCCTAATGCTAAAACCTTCTCCGGAGCATGAAACGCCCATAAGATGGTCCGCGAAATCACCGCCAAGAACAAGTCGTATCCGTTCGGCCGCATCAAGATCACCCCCCGCATGCAACAGGCACCTGTCGGATTGTTTGAGCCTGAACTCTATATTCTCATATGATAAAATAAACCTGCCGACCACGTTGGCGATCTCGGCCAGTTCCGTTGACTCCCTATTCAGGAACTTCCGCCGTGCCGGAACGTTATAAAAAAGGTTTCTGACCTCAACGGTGGTACCTTTGGAACGACCCGCGGGCCTCGACCTCAACAGCTGGCCGCTTTCAAGGTAAACGTAGAACCCGCTGTCGCTGCCCTCGCAGCAACTTGTGAGCTCCATCTGTGAGACCGCCGCAATACTCGCCAGAGCTTCTCCCCTGAAACCCAGAGAACGTATGTTGTCCAAGTCAGGGATCTGGCGTATTTTACTTGTAGCGTGAGGCAGACAGGCCATCTTCAACTCTTCGGGATTCATCCCGCGACCGTTATCCGCGACCCTGATGAGCATCTGGCCAGCGGATTCGACCTGGATCTCTATACTGTCAGATCCTGCATCGATAGAATTTTCTATGAGTTCCTTTACGACCGATGCCGGCCTTTCGACGACCTCTCCTGCGGAGATCTTACCGACCACTTCTTCGCTAAGAATGTTAATCCTGCTTTTATCCATATTTTCAGCCTTTAGTTCATTTATCTTTTTCCACTTGCTGTTTCATGTTGTGCAATGTCCTCAATGCTTCGATAGGAGTCATATTCTCGATATCCATAGAGCGCATCTTCTCCAGCAGAGGATGTTCGGCATACTTCTGTTCGAAAAAGTCAAACTGTTTTTCCCCTGAATCCACTTCCGCGAATCGCGATCTAATATTCCCCCGCAGAGAATCCTTTTGGAGATTATCAAGTATATCCCTTGCCCTTTGGATGACCTCTGTAGGCAGTCCCGCGAGCTTTGCAACATGTATCCCAAAACTTTCGTCACAGCTTCCTTCGGACACCTTATACAGGAACACTATCTCATCTGCCCACTGTTGTACCGCGAGATGACAGTTCCTGACCCCTTTCATGACCTGGGCCAATTCCGTAAGCTCATGATAATGAGTGGCGAACATGGCCTTGGCTCCACACAGATTGTGGTGTATGAATTCCACTACGGCCCATGCGATAGAGACCCCGTCAAATGTACTGGTACCCCTTCCTATCTCATCAAGTATTATAAGACTCTTGCCTGTGGCATTATTGAGAATATTGGCCGTCTCCAGCATCTCAACCATAAAAGTGCTCATTCCCCGGTACAGCCTGTCAGAAGCGCCCACACGCGTAAAGATGCGATCTATTACTCCTATATGAGCTTTAGCGGCCGGTACAAAACTGCCGATCTGTGCCATTATGGTGATCAGCGCGACCTGTCTTATATAAGTGGATTTACCCGCCATATTAGAACCAGTAATGATGAATACCCTGTTCTCCCCATCATCCATAAGAGTATCGTTGGGAACGAATTGCTTGTCTTTTAGGATATTTTCAAGTACAGGGTGGCGTCCTTGTTCCACGTATAACCGGTCGCTGTTATCGACCTTTGGCTTCGTGTAACCTCCTCTGGAGGCTACTTCGGCGAATGAAACAAGCATATCCAGTTCGGCAATATTTTCTGAAGTCTTCTTAAGGCGATCGATCTGGTTCCCAACCTGAGCTCTTACACCCGAGAAGATCTCGTATTCCAGGGATCTGATGCGTTCCTCAGCACCTATGATCTTAGATTCCTGGTCCTTAAGCTCCTGGGTAATGAATCTTTCCGCGTTAGACAAAGTCTGTTTACGCACATAGTGTTCAGGAACATTATTTAGATTGGCCTTGGTGACCTCGATGTAATAACCGAAGACCTTGTTGTACCCCACCTTCAGCGAACTGATGCCGGTTGTTTCTATCTCCTTTTGCTGAAGCGCAGCAACCCAGTCCTTTCCGTGTGTAACAAGATGACGGAGCTGGTCAACATCTTCGTTATATCCGGTTCGGATTATACCCCCATCTCTGATATTTGCCGGGGGCTCCTCGCTGATCGAACGGTCTATAAGCCCGGTAACGTCAGCTAGCTCATCCATTCCCTGTAGGATTTTTTCGATGCGCGCGCAACCCGCGTCCTTAAGTTCGTTCCGTATCGTGCTGATATGTTTAAGAGACGCTGATAAAGCGACCATATCCCTCGCATTGGCGGTAGCAAGACTGATCTTGTTGGACAGCCGCTCGATATCATAGATCTCATTGAGGCTTTCCCTCAGTTTTTTCGGTTTATTGGAGTTCTCATGAAAATATAGTACCGCCTGTAACCTTTCGTTTATTTTTGCGACCTCGACCAGGGGGTTAAGAATAGCTCGTTTGAGTTTTCTTTTGCCCATTGGTGTCTTAGTCTGGTCAAGAACATCGAACAGAGTGTTCCGCGTGGTCAGATCCTCCTGATTCTGTACGAGTTCAAGGTGGCGGTGGGAATTGCGGTCCAGGAACATGAACTGGTTAGAACGATAGGTTGAGATGACGTCTATATTCTTAAGATCTGATTTCTGCGTATCCTTCAGGTACTTAATCAGCGCACCGGCCGCCCCAACAGCAAGAGGCAATCCCTCGCACCCGAACCCCTCAAGGCTCTCCACAAGAAAATGATCCTTGATGTGTTTAAGTGCTATCTGGTAATCGAACGCCCAATCGTCATTAATCGTTATCGAACCGAGGTTTATGTCGCTTATCTGACGGAATCCTCTGTCTTTGGCGCAACTTTCCGGAACGAGACATTCCGAAGGAGATATCTTGTAAAGTTCCGCGAAAAGATCCTCCTTATTATCGAGTTCCGTCACTCGGAATTCGCCTGTCGAAATATCGGCATAGGCCAGGCCACAGCCATCTTGGGACATGTTGAGCGAGAGAATATAATTATTCACTGAATCCTCAAGCAGAGAATCGGCTATAAAAGTACCCGGGGTGATTACTTTGGTTATCTGGCGGTTTACAAGTTTTTTCCCGGGACCGGGCTCCTCGGCCTGTTCGCAAATAGCGACTTTCCTGCCATGCCTGACAAGTCTTGCGATATAATTCTCAGCGGCATGATGGGGGACCCCGCACATCGGCGCTTTCTTGCCCTTGCCGGCATTACGCGAAGTAAGGGTGATATGCAGTATCTTGCTGGCAGCGAGGGCGTCATCATAGAACATCTCATAGAAATCACCCAACCTGAAGAAAAGTATCGCGTCTTCCTGCTGGGCTTTGATGTCCATGTATTGCTGCATCATTGGTGTGATTTCGGACGTCATTTACGAACCTTCCGTGCTTCTATTGCTATTGATCGGCGGGTCTCCAGTAAGATATTATACTACACTGGCTGTATGAAGAACAGACCCAAAACCTGCATTTTTAGGGTTTTGGGTCCGTTTTTATCCAATATGTGCACTGTAAGTGAACTAAAGAGCAAGGATCATCCCATGGACTTGCGCCTGAATCTCTTGAAAAGACCGCCTTTTTTAGAGACTTTTTTCTGTTCTTTCTTAGCCTTTTCCTTTTTTACGTCTTCGATAGCCCTTTCCTCTTTCTTTTCGATATCAACATCAGGTGCCGCATGAGCCTTTTCTTTTTTACCCTCGGGCTGTTCCCCGGCCGTTTCGGCCTCTTTCTTTTTCTTCGGCTTTTTCTTAGTTGTCTCCTTCTCAAGACCCAGCAGCTTCTCATCCGATATCGTTCTCTTGGTAAGTTCGATGATGGCCATTTCTGCGCCGTCACCCTTGCGCGTCCCCAATGTCATTATGCGAGTATACCCTCCGGAAATATCCTTGTATAAAGGACCAAGCTCGTCAAAAAGGCTTTTTACCACCTTTCTGTCACACAGCTTCTGGAATGCCAGCCTTCTGGCGCTGACAGATTCGGGGTTTTTCTTCGCCAGCGTAATAAGGGGCTCAGCGAATCTTCTCAGCGCTTTCGCTTTTGCCTTTGTGGTCTCGATCCTCTGGTATGTAAAAAGATCGTTGGCAAGACTTTTCATAGTGGCTTTCCTCCAGCTGGTCCGCCTGCCCAATCTTCCTTTAATCTTACGGTGTCTCATCTATCTATCCCTTTCTTATTCTTCTTCGTCGATCTCCATTCCAAGGTGCATCCCCATGGAACTTAGGACCTGGTTTATCTCGTTAAGTGATTTCTTGCCGAAATTCTTGTATTTAAGCATTTCTGTCTCTTTTTTCTTCACCAGGTCTCCAATGGTCCTGATGTTTGCTTCAGCCAGACAGTTCGAGCTTCTAACAGACAGTTCCAACTCGGAAATTGGCTTGTTGAGCTTTTTCATCAGATCTTTTTTCTCTTTGCTCTCCTCTTCCTCTTCTTCTATCTCTTCTGGCAGTTTCCCTATGGTCAGGAATACGTCCAGATGTCTCTGGAAAATATTTGCCGCATAAAGAAGTGTGTCCTTGGGTTCCATGCTCCCGTTGGTCCATATCTCGAGAATGAGCTTGTCATAATCGGTAATATGGCCCACCCTGGTGTTCTCAACATCAATATTGACCCTTTTCACCGGTGAAAAGAGCGAATCTATGGCTATTACGCCTATTGCATCATCGTCGTCCTTGTTCCCGACCGAAGTAACATAACCGCGTCCTCTTTCCACCTGCATCTCTATCTCAAACTTTGTATCCTCTGTAAGTGTGGCTATATGATGATCCTTATCAATGATCTCGACCGTTTCATCGGTCTGAATATCCTTGGCTGTGACCTTGCCTTTCTTACTGGCGCTCAGGAACATCGGTTTGGGGGTCTTGAAATGCGACCTGAGAACAAGGTTCTTTAAGTTCATTATGATCTGTGGAACATCCTCAAAAACACCCTCGATCGCGCCGAACTCGTGAAGTGTACCGTTTATCTTCACCTTCGTAACAGCCGTGCCCTCTATCGAAGAAAGGAGTACTCTGCGAAGAGAATTACCTATGGTAATACCGTAACCCTTTTCAAAGGGTTCAGCAATGATCTTACCGTAGTTAGGGCTATATGTCTCCTCTTCAAAAGTTATGTTCTTGGGTAGTTCAAAGTTCTTAAGTTTCATCCCCATTACGCAAATCCTCCTCTTTTCTAATTATATATGCGAAAAAGCTTTTCGCTCGTTACTTCGAATACAACTCAACGATGAGACTTTCTTCTATCGGTATGCCAATCTCAGCCTTCGTCGGCAGCCTCTTGATCTCTATTGAAAGGTTGTCACCCGAAACATCCATCCATTCGGGCATGATCCTTTCTTCGAGTATTTTCCACGTTTCATTAAAAGCCTTTTTCTGCTCCTCATTCCCCGTAAGCTCAATCTTGTCACCCTTTTTTATCAGGCATGACGGGATATTCACTTTGCGCCCGTTCACCTTGACGAACCTATGCCCCACTATCTGGCGGGCCTTGGCGCGTGATTCGGCGAAATTAGCCCTGAAAATAACGTTGTCGAGCCTCCTCTCGAGCAGCTGGAAAAGAACTTCACCTGTTGGTTCTTTGGCCTTTTCGGCCTTTTTGAAATAATTGGCGAACTGCCTTTCCAGAATGCCGTATATCCTCTTGGCCTTTTGTTTTTCCCTGAGCTGAATAGCATAGTTAGAAGGTTTCCTTCGACGCATCTGACCGTGCTGGCCTGGCGCGTATTCCCTTTTGACGACCGCGCATTTATCACTTGTACACTTGGTCCCTTTAAGGAAAAGCTTCTCACCCTCTCTCCGGCAGAGCCGACAGGATGCTGATGTTCTTCTTGCCATTTATTACACTCCTTGTTTTCGGTTTATACTCTTCTGCGCTTTTTGTGCCTGCAACCATTGTGGGGTGTAGGCGTTAGATCCGTTATGTTCTTGACGAAGAGCCCTTCGGTTCTTATGCTCCTGGCCGCACTTTCCTTCCCGGAACCCGGACCCCTTACAACAATATCCACTTCTTTCATGCCGTGGGCCTTGGCCTTTTTCACGGCATCCTTTGCGGCGATGCTTGCGGCAAACGGAGTAGATTTCCTTGAGCCCTTGAACCCTACTATGCCGGGAGAACTCCAGCAAAGCACTTCCCCCTTGGGATCGGTAACCGTCACTATGGTATTGTTAAAAGTCGCGTTAACGAAGATCTTTCCGCTTGAAAGCTTCTTGGTTATCTTTTTACGTCTTCTTGTTTTCGCTTTTTTCTGCACTTGTAACCTCGTTTTGTTAATTTTGCTACTTGCCGCCCTTGAGGGCGCTCCTGGCGGCTTTGTCCTTAAAAGCTCCTATGGTACGCTTGGGCCCTTTTCTTGTTCTGGAATTCGTTTTGGTCCTCTGCCCCCTCGCCGGCAGGCTCCTTTTATGCCTTAGGCCCCTGTAAGTGCCAATGCTCATCAATCTCTTGATATTGGAAGCGTACATCCGCCTGAGATCACCCTCTACCTGATACTTTTCCTGTATAATGTGCGTTATGGTCGTCACCTCTTGGTCTTCCAGGTCCTTGGCTCTCTTGTTGGGATCGACCCCCGCTTCCTTCAGTATCTGGTTGGATTTGCTCCTTCCGATGCCGAATATGTATGTAAGAGCTATCTCTATGCGTTTATCTTTGGGTATATCTATTCCTATTATTCTGGGCATTTCCTCTCCTTGTTAGCCTTGTTTCTGCTTGTGCTTAGGATCC of the Candidatus Omnitrophota bacterium genome contains:
- the nth gene encoding endonuclease III, whose translation is MDRKKAQKIYRILQKIYPKATTALIHKDPFQLLVATILSAQCTDVRVNMVTKGLFKKYRDPGDFAQADSKALEDQIKSTGFYKNKAKNIIAASKMIIRQFGGRVPQAMEELVQLPGVARKTANIVLFHGFNKNEGIAVDTHVKRLSGRLHLSGHTYPVKIEKDLMELFPRDEWGLLTNLFIAHGRKVCSARKPSCQECALNKLCPSAKDLYPEVFK
- a CDS encoding 3-isopropylmalate dehydratase — its product is MAHAHRLKIQDDINTDYIISGRYKFKIQDEKELAKHIFEDLEEDFHKKIKSGDFLVAGENFGCGSSREQAPVALKASGLRAIIAKSFARIFYRNAFNVGLCLVECETNYIDDMDELELDLDKNILKNLTKGVNIEINPVPKVMRKLLEMGGVVEYFKKHGSFDEMI
- the mutL gene encoding DNA mismatch repair endonuclease MutL; the encoded protein is MDKSRINILSEEVVGKISAGEVVERPASVVKELIENSIDAGSDSIEIQVESAGQMLIRVADNGRGMNPEELKMACLPHATSKIRQIPDLDNIRSLGFRGEALASIAAVSQMELTSCCEGSDSGFYVYLESGQLLRSRPAGRSKGTTVEVRNLFYNVPARRKFLNRESTELAEIANVVGRFILSYENIEFRLKQSDRCLLHAGGDLDAAERIRLVLGGDFADHLMGVSCSGEGFSIRGFASLPSCTRRDKRGQLFFVNGRFVRSKLLSDAVFVAYRSMLERGKYPSVVLFTEIDPSSVDVNVHPAKLEIKFDDEKTLKNAVIRSIKNEFDSARKAEEGSPDLSSETDLRSQTVNADSSGGPPEEQSEFSYDFTVNEDESQKKEYILREVNSFRDDRKTPADNIYQVADCYIVRLAREDITITDQHAAHERILYEYLRGTTENSPIETQNLLFPIRMELSARETILMEKVIDNFRDIGFLIEPFGERSFIVQSVPALIKDRDIKTVVEQILNDLFSVDLSKVDPVNELIKLTSCRAAIKAGDKLSREEMHSLVQKLEECELPFTCPHGRPTMTTIGKKDLEKMFRRK
- the lipB gene encoding lipoyl(octanoyl) transferase LipB; the encoded protein is MRIIDPGLIGYEESVKLQEALLHKRIKGDIGDTLIMLEHGPVVTLGRIDSGEGLVDRRFFSDRRIPVLSTSRGGNITIHMPGQLVLYPVIDLSDKKKDVSFYIDFLEKTVSRALNRFGVPAERTPERRGVWVSGRKIAFTGIGVKRWVTYHGSSVNINNDLEPFRHIYPCGEQDIQVTSAKEFLGQKLDMDEVKRVFREEFRTSMEREYGKGNMQLQWN
- a CDS encoding aminotransferase class I/II-fold pyridoxal phosphate-dependent enzyme, encoding MFFSEKVSKVQPSATLSITSKAKAMKAEGEDVIILAAGEPDFDTPDIIKKAAIEAIKQGRTKYTPASGTKSLKEAICRKLNKDNGLKYESGQIVVSNGAKHSLYNALQVLCNPNDEVLIISPYWVSYPEMVKLAGAVPVTVKTRQKNGFKVSADDIAEAVTEKTKALIINSPSNPAGVVYDRDEIEKIADVCVSNDLAIISDEIYEKIIFDGKTHFSIASLSEQVKDRTVLVNGVSKSCSMTGWRIGYMAASKDLVNMVSTLQSHATSNPCSISQAAAECALTEDLDSEMEKNRQTFQDRRDVLVKRLTENPRLKPFVPEGAFYLFCDVSECGLDSLEFAKRLLKEKKVAVIPGGPFGEDGSIRISFATDMDTINKGVDRISEWVDGLAA
- a CDS encoding homoaconitate hydratase family protein, yielding MRQTIAEKILSEHSGKRARAGDIVIANVDFCFGQDGTSGMIIDSFRKLGVDDIFDKERYCMVIDHSAPSPNIGVSAIHDKIRGFGQEHSVKVFDIGCGVCHQLVPEAGYVTCGDLVLGADSHTCTYGALNILSTGVGSTDLAIALASGKNWFKVPETIKFVLAGELPKGVYSKDVILHLIGDVGADGATYKAVEFYGEVVDALSIDARLTISNMAVEMGAKCGLMRADRKTLDWAKKHSKREPRPVEADDDARYADVKEYDLSQLVPQVAKPHTVDNVCGIDEVLGTPVDEVNIGTCTNGRLEDLEIAAKILKGKKVAQGLKVLITPASRKIYLDALKRGYIEIFINAGAVVNNPGCGVCVGTHQGVLADGEKAFSTANRNFKGRMGNPNAEIYLGSPATAAATAIEGKISDPREHKRRL